The following nucleotide sequence is from Microbulbifer sp. A4B17.
GAGGCCCATCGATATTTATTAATTCCTGCGCTTGAAAAACCAGTAACACACCAGCCCCCCCAGCAGTCCCCAAAAGGCAGAGCTAATGCCAAAGAGGCTGATACCGGAAGCACTTACCAGAAAAGTGATAATTCCGGCTTCGCGACTGTCGGCCTCGGCTGTTGCTCCAGCCAGGCTGCTACCAATGACGCCAATCAGTGCCAGGCCGGCGAGGCCGGCAATCAGTTCCTGGGGAAAGGCACTGAATAATGCCACAACGCCAGCGCCGCAGAGGCCCACCAACAGATAAAAAATACCGGCGGCAATGCCGGCGGTATAGCGTTTTTCGGGGTTGGGATGGGCCTCCGGGCCGGTGCAAATAGCAGCGGTAATAGCCGCCAGATTAAATGCAAAGCCACCAAATGGTGTCAGCAATAAAGAGGTGAGGCCGGTGCCACTAATAACAGGAGATATAGGCACTCTACTGTAGCCACTGGCGGCCAGGGTTGCCGCTCCGGGTAGATTCTGAGAGGTCATAGTGACGATAAAAAGAGGAAGGCCAATGCCAATTAAAGTGGAGAGGCGGAATTCTGGGGTGACCCAAACAGGGTGTGCCGCTTGCCAGCCGATCTGGGCCGATGCGATGAGTTGCAACTTCCAGCAAGTCGCCACTCCAGCCGCTAGTACCAAAATAATGGCGTAGCGAGGCGCCCAACGGCGCCCGACTAGATAGGTCAGCAACATGATGCCGACCAATAGTGGTTGTGCCTGCAGAGAAGTAAATACTGAGAGACCAAATTGCAGAAGTATGCCTGCGAGCATAGCGCTGGCAATTGGTGCCGGCACCATTCGCGCTACCCGCTCAAAGGCTCCGGACAAGCCCACGAGGAGTGTTAACAGGGCGCTAAACGCAAAAGCACCAATCGCCTCAGTAATGGGGATGCCACCTAAACTGGTGGCCAAGAGTGCAGCACCTGGAGTCGACCAAGCAGTGATTACCGGGGCGCGGTAATACCAAGAGAAGGCAATACAGGTAATGCCCATCCCCAGGCCCAGGGCGCCAATCCAGGAGGCGATCATTGCTTCACTTGCGCCAGCTGCACGCGCGGCTTCAAACACAATGGCGGCGGAACTGGCTACTCCCACCAGCACGGCGACAAAGCCTGCGCTAATGGCGGACAAGCTGGTATCTGAAAACGGTGAGCTTTTCAAAATGTATACCTTTTATATTTTGTATACATTTTTAGCTGTTAGTTTTTTGAGCGCAATAACTTTGCGGTGAAGCGACTGGGGCTTTATTGGAGGGGGGTAAAGTTAAGAGGGCAATTGAAGCAGCACCCGCAGGCTGCGGGTGCTGGAGAGAGGCAGGCAATTAGCCGAGACGGGCGAAGACGCGTTCAGCGGCGGCGATTGTGGCCTCAATATCCTTATCGGTATGGGCTGCGGACATAAATCCTGCCTCATAGGAGGCCGGTGCCAGGTAGACACCTTCTTCCAGCATGCCGTGGAAAAAACGGTTAAAGCGCTCGTTATCGCAGGCCATTACCTGTTGATAGTTAGTCACTTTAGGTTCTTCGGTGAAGAAGAAGCCGAACATGGTGCCGGCCTTATTGGCGGTAATTGGGATACCTGCGGCTTTACCAGCCGCCAGGATGCCCTCTACCAAACGGTCGGTTTTGGCAATTAAAGGCTCGTAGAAGGCGGGTTCTTCCACCAAACGCAGGGTTTCCAAGCCCGCGACCATAGCCACAGGGTTACCGGACAGGGTGCCCGCCTGGTAAACCGGCCCCAGGGGTGCGATTTGCTCCATGATCTCGCGCTTACCGCCAAAGGCGCCAACGGGCATACCGCCGCCGATCACTTTGCCGAGGGTGGTGATATCCGCCTCGATACCGTAGAAGCCCTGGGCCCCGGTCAAGCTCACCCGGAAGCCGGTCATCACCTCATCGAGAATCAACAGGGCACCGTGCTGGTCGCAAACTTCGCGCAGGGTTTCCAGGAAGCCGGGTACCGGTGGAATACAGTTCATATTGCCGGCAACAGGCTCGACGATGATACAGGCGATTTGATCGCCCAGCTCATCGAAGCAGCTGCGCACACTATCAGCATCGTTGTAGCTCAAGGTGATGGTGTGATCTGCCAGGGCGGCGGGAACGCCGGGAGAGGAGGGTACACCCATGGTCAGGGCCCCGGAGCCGGCCTTAACCAGCAGGGAGTCGGAGTGGCCGTGGTAGCAGCCCTCGAACTTCACAATCTTGTCGCGCCCGGTAAATCCACGGGCCAGGCGAATCGCGCTCATGGTGGCTTCGGTACCGGAATTGACGAAGCGCACCAGGTCCATATTCGGCCACAGGCGGCAGAGTTCTTCGGCCAGTTCGGTTTCCAGTTCGGTTGGCGCACCGAAGCTCAGTCCTGATTGGGCCTGTTCCACTACGGCTTCAATGACTTCCGGGTGTGCGTGGCCCAGCACCATGGGGCCCCAGGACTGTACGTAGTCGATGTAGCGTTTCTCGTCTGCATCGTAGAGGTAGGCGCCCTCGGCACGGCGGATAAACACCGGGGTACCGCCGACTGCGCGAAAAGCCCGTACCGGAGAGTTAACGCCGCCGGGAATGTACTGCTGTGCTTCTGCGAAGAGCTGCTCGGATTTACTCATAAATTTAATTCAAGTTCTGCATAAAGGGCCTGGGGAGCATTATCGCGGGGGTGGCGCCTGAGGACAATGTGTAGATTGGCGACGGCCGGTCACAGACTGAGCGGATACAAGGGCTCGCCGCTACAAGAACGGCGAAGTTGATCAGGATGAGGAAGAAATTTGTGCTGGCAGGTCTTGGCTCAGCGCTCGCACCAGAACAGCCGGTTGGGTATAGGTCTGCCCATTCCCAGGCGGCGACTGTCTTTGATCGCACTCCAAGCGTACTGCTGACTGCGGGTAACGGCTTCGATAATCGTCAGGCCGTGGGCGATATGGCAGGCGATGGCCGTAGCGAGGGTGCCGCAGACGCCATAGGCGGCTGGTTGCAAGCGCTCCCACTGGAATTCCCGCATCAGGCCGCGCTCATCGTATAGGCGGTTTTGTAGCTGCTGCTCGAAGGGCACCCCGGTAAGCAGCAGGTAGCGGCAACCGGATTCGAGGATCTCCTGGGCCATGGCGTCGAGTATATCGGCCTCCACCGCCATTGCGCGAGCCTCCCTGCGGTTGGGGCAGACCATCGTTGCTTTAGGCAGTAGCAATGACACCATCGCTTCCCAAAGTGGTGGGGCGAGAACGCTCTCTTTGTCGGCTAGAGTGGCATCGGGGTCTATAACTACCGGAATATCCGGGTAGTCGTGGAGCACGCTGTGTAGCGCGCGCACATTTTCCACAGAACCCAGGTAGCCGACCTTGATCGCGGCTACCGGCATATCCTCCAAAACGGCCCGGGTTTGTTCAATGAGCAAGCTGTCATCGACTGGGGCGACACCCAGCAGTTCACCGGTGTTACACACACTGATAGCTGTAACTGCCGAGGCCGCATGGCAGCCGAGACTGACCGCTGTCTCAGTATCTGCGGCAATTCCCGCGCTGCCGCTGGGGTCGTGGTGAGTAACGGTCAGAATAACGGGCTGAGGTGTTTCCATAAGTGCTCTACATGACTGCCATTAGCTGTGCGCCTAATTCTAGTTGCTGAGCGCCTTGGGTAAGGAATGAATGCGCGCCAAATTAAAATGGTTTTACGACAACCAAAATGACAATGGCGACAAGTGCCACTGCTGGGAACTCATTAAATATTAGAAAGTAGCGACGGCTGCGGGTAACAGTTCCCTTCGCAAACTTACGAACGTAGGCGCCACAGATATGGTGATAACCGAGAAGTAGCACAACAAAAGTGAGTTTTGCGTGCATCCAGCCCGCAGAGGTGTAGTAGGCCGGATTCAAACTGTACAGCCAAATCCCCAAGGCGATGGTAGCGAGCATTGAAGGAATGGCGATACCGCGATAAAGGCGGCGTTCCATAATACAGAAACGGTCGCGGCTGACGGCATCAGTGGCATCGACATGGTAGACAAACAGTCTCGGCAGATAAAAAAGTGCGGCAAACCAGCACACCATTGCAATAATGTGAAAAGCCTTGATCCACAGCATTGAAAGTCCCCTTGAAAGAAACGGGAAGAGAAATCACTTCCGGTAAAAATTGTTAATTTGTAGCGGCAGAATAATGCCCGCCGTACGATTGTCCAGCGAGCCGCTTTTGTGACGACAAATATACAGGCCATCCGCGCCACTTCTCTCCAGCTTTTGTGAGGCCTCCAGCATAGTCGCTCGCCAACTTAAGGACGCCATCTGTTTGCGCTCGCCGGGTAGCCTCAATAAATCGATCATCTCTCCTGGGTCTTGTAATTTATCCGGTGCGGAGGAAGTCTGTTTTTCACTTTCGGCCGCCTCTTTAGCGCCACCGCGGAGAAAAGTTGCCAAGTCTGCTGCACGCAGTAATTGCGGTGCCGGTTCCTTGGGTAAATCGATAAGAATCCATTCGGGGTGTTGATTAATTAATTCTGTTGCTGCTGCGCGAGTAATTTCTCGGGGAGTCACAACAAAGCTCTGGTTCATTTCACTGGCGACTCCGACACTGCTCAGCATTTGCTGTCGCCAACTTGGCATTCCCGCTTTATTCAGGGCTCGCAGCGTTTCGTGATAGAGACCGATGGTGGAAAAGAGCTGTCGGCTTACTAATGTGGCCACCACGATCATCATCATCCCCGGGAATAAAATATGTGGATTATAGGTAAGTTCCAAAATAGCGAGTAGCGCAGCCAGAGGGGCATTGAGCATGGCTGCCATCATTGCCGCCATACCCACCATTGCATAAAAGCCTGGGCTCGCTGTGTGTTCACCCAGCCAGAAATTAGCCAGGCCACCGGCAATACCGCCGATACAGGCGCCGATAATCAGACTGGGGCCTATGACACCGCCGGGAATTCCGAGTCCCGCCCCCAAAGCGGTTGCGACTAATTTTGCGGCGACAATAGCAATGAGTGTCGCGACTCCCAATTCCCCCAGCATCGCCATTTGCAAGGTGTCATATCCACCGCCCAGGATTTCCGGTACCCAGATACCCAGGGTGCCAGTAACTAGGCCTACCAAGAGAAACCGAAGAAGCGGTGAGTAACGTTGCTGGGGAATTAAAATACGCTGAGAACGGATAAATAGCCCGGCGAGAACCCCTATAACCAATGCGCAAACGAAAAGTAGCGGCAGCTCGGCAAGGGAGTTGAGTTGGATGGCTGGTACATTAAAGTCCGGCTGGCTACCGAAAGTCAGCTGGGTGATGGCACTACCGGCAACTGCTGCGAGAATTATCGGTAAAAAGCCGGCGACAGTATATTCCAGCATCACGACTTCCATCGCGAATACCACGCCAGCCAGTGGGGTATTAAAAGAGGCTGCAATTGCTGCGGCTACACCACAACCCAGTAGGTTACGACCGGAATTATTTGGGAGCTTCAGTGCCCTTGCTAACCAGC
It contains:
- a CDS encoding benzoate/H(+) symporter BenE family transporter, with protein sequence MKSSPFSDTSLSAISAGFVAVLVGVASSAAIVFEAARAAGASEAMIASWIGALGLGMGITCIAFSWYYRAPVITAWSTPGAALLATSLGGIPITEAIGAFAFSALLTLLVGLSGAFERVARMVPAPIASAMLAGILLQFGLSVFTSLQAQPLLVGIMLLTYLVGRRWAPRYAIILVLAAGVATCWKLQLIASAQIGWQAAHPVWVTPEFRLSTLIGIGLPLFIVTMTSQNLPGAATLAASGYSRVPISPVISGTGLTSLLLTPFGGFAFNLAAITAAICTGPEAHPNPEKRYTAGIAAGIFYLLVGLCGAGVVALFSAFPQELIAGLAGLALIGVIGSSLAGATAEADSREAGIITFLVSASGISLFGISSAFWGLLGGLVCYWFFKRRN
- a CDS encoding hydroxymethylpyrimidine/phosphomethylpyrimidine kinase; the protein is METPQPVILTVTHHDPSGSAGIAADTETAVSLGCHAASAVTAISVCNTGELLGVAPVDDSLLIEQTRAVLEDMPVAAIKVGYLGSVENVRALHSVLHDYPDIPVVIDPDATLADKESVLAPPLWEAMVSLLLPKATMVCPNRREARAMAVEADILDAMAQEILESGCRYLLLTGVPFEQQLQNRLYDERGLMREFQWERLQPAAYGVCGTLATAIACHIAHGLTIIEAVTRSQQYAWSAIKDSRRLGMGRPIPNRLFWCER
- the hemL gene encoding glutamate-1-semialdehyde 2,1-aminomutase, with translation MSKSEQLFAEAQQYIPGGVNSPVRAFRAVGGTPVFIRRAEGAYLYDADEKRYIDYVQSWGPMVLGHAHPEVIEAVVEQAQSGLSFGAPTELETELAEELCRLWPNMDLVRFVNSGTEATMSAIRLARGFTGRDKIVKFEGCYHGHSDSLLVKAGSGALTMGVPSSPGVPAALADHTITLSYNDADSVRSCFDELGDQIACIIVEPVAGNMNCIPPVPGFLETLREVCDQHGALLILDEVMTGFRVSLTGAQGFYGIEADITTLGKVIGGGMPVGAFGGKREIMEQIAPLGPVYQAGTLSGNPVAMVAGLETLRLVEEPAFYEPLIAKTDRLVEGILAAGKAAGIPITANKAGTMFGFFFTEEPKVTNYQQVMACDNERFNRFFHGMLEEGVYLAPASYEAGFMSAAHTDKDIEATIAAAERVFARLG
- the hemJ gene encoding protoporphyrinogen oxidase HemJ yields the protein MLWIKAFHIIAMVCWFAALFYLPRLFVYHVDATDAVSRDRFCIMERRLYRGIAIPSMLATIALGIWLYSLNPAYYTSAGWMHAKLTFVVLLLGYHHICGAYVRKFAKGTVTRSRRYFLIFNEFPAVALVAIVILVVVKPF
- a CDS encoding chloride channel protein, with product MSQRPSKPLKKSLSRYLPRPGSLESMRFQLSSKDALAPLLGMALITGILAGGVTVLFRLAMEWPTTLFLSIPQNYESLPPFWRFALPVIGSLIVGCIYLFLNPRRRQVGVVHVLDRLYNHQGQMPMQNALLQFFAGAIILISGHSVGREGPAVHLGAASGSWLARALKLPNNSGRNLLGCGVAAAIAASFNTPLAGVVFAMEVVMLEYTVAGFLPIILAAVAGSAITQLTFGSQPDFNVPAIQLNSLAELPLLFVCALVIGVLAGLFIRSQRILIPQQRYSPLLRFLLVGLVTGTLGIWVPEILGGGYDTLQMAMLGELGVATLIAIVAAKLVATALGAGLGIPGGVIGPSLIIGACIGGIAGGLANFWLGEHTASPGFYAMVGMAAMMAAMLNAPLAALLAILELTYNPHILFPGMMMIVVATLVSRQLFSTIGLYHETLRALNKAGMPSWRQQMLSSVGVASEMNQSFVVTPREITRAAATELINQHPEWILIDLPKEPAPQLLRAADLATFLRGGAKEAAESEKQTSSAPDKLQDPGEMIDLLRLPGERKQMASLSWRATMLEASQKLERSGADGLYICRHKSGSLDNRTAGIILPLQINNFYRK